A window of the Kosakonia radicincitans DSM 16656 genome harbors these coding sequences:
- a CDS encoding YeaC family protein produces MDLEQIVNSMTPEIYQRLATAVELGKWPDGVALTPEQKENSLQLVMLWQARNNTQAQHMTIDTNGQMVMKSKQQLKEDFGIAPKPIATFKS; encoded by the coding sequence ATGGATCTCGAACAAATTGTTAACAGTATGACGCCAGAGATCTACCAGCGACTGGCGACGGCCGTTGAATTAGGAAAATGGCCAGACGGCGTGGCGCTGACGCCGGAGCAAAAAGAGAACAGCCTGCAATTGGTGATGTTATGGCAGGCGCGCAACAACACGCAGGCGCAGCACATGACCATCGACACCAACGGGCAGATGGTGATGAAAAGTAAACAGCAGTTGAAAGAGGATTTCGGCATTGCGCCGAAGCCGATCGCGACATTTAAGTCATAA
- a CDS encoding aldo/keto reductase yields MAEKNIVFTGNATLPAIGQGTWYMGENSRMRTKEVDALRAGIDLGLTLIDTAEMYAEGGAEEVVGEALQGGLRDKAFLVSKVYPWNAAGKKAIAACEASLRRLKTDVLDLYLLHWRGNYSLAETVEVMETLMQQGKIRRWGVSNLDYSDMQELSRVSGGEACATDQVLYHLGSRGIEFDLLPWCQQQAMPVMAYCPLAQAGRLRDGLLESRVVQDIAHAHRASAAQILLAWVISHQGVMAIPKAASVAHVEENAAALKIVLSADDLARLDNAFPAPNRKTPLDVV; encoded by the coding sequence ATGGCAGAGAAAAACATCGTTTTTACCGGTAACGCAACGCTACCCGCGATCGGCCAGGGCACCTGGTACATGGGTGAAAATTCACGCATGCGGACAAAAGAAGTGGATGCGCTACGTGCGGGCATCGATCTGGGGCTGACGCTGATTGATACCGCCGAAATGTACGCGGAAGGTGGTGCTGAAGAGGTGGTCGGCGAAGCACTACAGGGCGGTTTGCGCGATAAGGCGTTTCTGGTTTCCAAAGTTTATCCGTGGAATGCGGCGGGTAAAAAAGCGATCGCGGCCTGTGAAGCGAGTTTGCGTCGCCTGAAAACCGATGTGCTCGATCTCTATCTGCTGCACTGGCGTGGCAACTACTCGCTTGCTGAAACGGTAGAGGTGATGGAAACGCTGATGCAGCAGGGCAAAATCCGCCGCTGGGGCGTCTCTAACCTCGATTACAGCGATATGCAGGAACTTTCCCGCGTCAGCGGCGGTGAGGCTTGCGCTACCGATCAGGTGCTGTATCACCTCGGCTCCCGCGGGATTGAATTCGATTTACTGCCCTGGTGCCAGCAGCAGGCGATGCCTGTAATGGCGTATTGTCCGCTGGCGCAGGCCGGGCGTCTGCGGGATGGTTTACTGGAAAGCCGTGTGGTGCAGGATATTGCCCATGCGCACCGCGCCAGCGCGGCGCAAATTCTGCTGGCGTGGGTTATCAGTCATCAGGGGGTGATGGCAATACCCAAAGCGGCGAGCGTGGCGCACGTCGAGGAAAATGCGGCAGCGTTGAAAATCGTGCTCAGTGCGGATGATTTGGCGCGACTCGATAATGCGTTTCCGGCGCCCAACCGTAAAACACCGCTCGATGTTGTGTAA
- the ansA gene encoding asparaginase, translating to MQKKSIYVAYTGGTIGMQRSEHGYVPVSGHLQRQLALMPEFHRPEMPDFTIHEYAPLMDSSDMTPEDWQHIADDVKTHYDEYDGFVILHGTDTMAYTASALSFMLENLGKPVIVTGSQIPLAELRSDGQINLLNALYVAANFPINEVTLFFNNRLYRGNRTTKAHADGFDAFASPNLPPLLEAGIHIRRLNTPPAPHTVGDLIVHPITPQPIGVVTIYPGISADVVRNFLLQPVKALILRSYGVGNAPQNSEFLKALQDASARGIVVVNLTQCMSGKVNMGGYATGNALAHAGVIGGADMTVEATLTKLHYLLSQQLDADAIRTAMMQNLRGELTPDE from the coding sequence ATGCAAAAGAAATCTATTTACGTTGCCTACACCGGCGGTACCATCGGTATGCAACGCTCAGAACACGGTTATGTGCCGGTTTCCGGCCACCTGCAACGTCAACTGGCGCTGATGCCGGAGTTCCATCGCCCGGAGATGCCGGATTTCACGATTCACGAATATGCCCCGCTGATGGACTCTTCCGATATGACGCCGGAAGACTGGCAGCATATTGCTGATGATGTGAAAACGCACTACGACGAGTACGACGGTTTTGTCATTCTGCACGGCACCGACACCATGGCGTACACCGCGTCAGCACTGTCGTTTATGCTGGAAAATCTTGGCAAACCGGTCATTGTGACAGGGTCACAAATCCCACTCGCCGAGCTTCGCTCCGACGGACAAATTAATCTGCTGAACGCGCTGTATGTGGCGGCAAACTTCCCGATTAACGAAGTGACGCTGTTCTTCAACAATCGCCTCTATCGCGGTAACCGCACCACCAAAGCGCATGCGGACGGTTTTGATGCTTTCGCTTCGCCGAACCTGCCGCCGCTGCTGGAAGCCGGCATTCACATTCGCCGACTCAATACGCCACCAGCACCGCATACAGTGGGAGATTTGATCGTACACCCTATCACCCCACAGCCGATTGGCGTGGTGACGATTTATCCGGGGATCTCCGCCGATGTGGTGCGTAATTTCCTGCTTCAGCCGGTAAAAGCATTGATTCTGCGCTCCTATGGTGTGGGAAATGCGCCGCAAAACAGCGAGTTCCTGAAAGCCTTGCAGGATGCCAGCGCGCGCGGCATCGTGGTGGTTAACCTGACACAATGTATGTCCGGCAAGGTGAATATGGGTGGCTACGCCACCGGCAACGCTCTCGCCCATGCCGGGGTGATTGGCGGCGCGGATATGACCGTCGAAGCCACGCTGACCAAACTGCACTACCTGCTGAGCCAGCAGCTTGATGCGGACGCGATCCGTACCGCCATGATGCAAAATCTGCGGGGTGAACTGACGCCGGATGAATGA
- the pncA gene encoding bifunctional nicotinamidase/pyrazinamidase: MTQRALLLVDIQNDFCAGGALAVAEGDSTVDIANTLIDWCKSRGDAVLASQDWHPADHGSFASQHGVAPFSTGELDGLAQTFWPDHCVQNSDGAALHPLLNQQAIDEVFRKGEDPNIDSYSAFFDNDHRKATALHGWLQQHGIRELIVLGLATDYCVKFSVLDALQLGYEVSVISDGCRGVNIQPQDSTQAFMEMAVEGATLYTLADWQETHA; the protein is encoded by the coding sequence ATGACGCAACGTGCTCTGCTGTTGGTCGATATCCAGAATGATTTTTGCGCTGGCGGCGCGCTGGCCGTGGCCGAAGGCGACAGCACCGTGGATATTGCCAATACCCTGATCGACTGGTGCAAATCCCGTGGCGATGCGGTACTGGCAAGCCAGGACTGGCACCCCGCCGATCACGGCAGCTTTGCCAGCCAGCACGGTGTTGCGCCGTTTAGCACCGGCGAGCTGGACGGCTTAGCGCAAACGTTCTGGCCGGATCACTGTGTGCAGAACAGTGACGGCGCTGCGCTGCACCCATTACTGAATCAGCAGGCTATTGATGAGGTGTTCCGCAAAGGTGAAGATCCGAACATCGACAGTTACAGTGCGTTTTTCGATAACGATCACCGCAAAGCTACGGCGCTGCATGGCTGGCTGCAACAGCACGGTATTCGCGAGTTAATCGTGCTGGGGCTGGCCACCGACTACTGCGTCAAATTCAGCGTGCTGGATGCGCTGCAACTGGGCTACGAGGTCAGCGTGATCAGCGACGGCTGCCGCGGCGTCAATATCCAGCCGCAGGACAGCACGCAGGCATTTATGGAGATGGCGGTAGAAGGTGCCACGCTCTATACATTGGCGGACTGGCAGGAAACACACGCCTGA
- the gapA gene encoding glyceraldehyde-3-phosphate dehydrogenase, which translates to MTIKVGINGFGRIGRIVFRAAQERSDIEIVGINDLLDADYMAYMLKYDSTHGRFNGTVEVKDGNLVVNGKTIRVTAEKDPANLKWNEIGVDVVAEATGIFLTDETARKHITAGAKKVVLTGPSKDNTPMFVRGANFDKYAGQDIVSNASCTTNCLAPLAKVINDNFGIIEGLMTTVHATTATQKTVDGPSHKDWRGGRGASQNIIPSSTGAAKAVGKVLPELNGKLTGMAFRVPTPNVSVVDLTVRLEKAASYEEIKKAIKAASEGPMKGVLGYTEDDVVSTDFNGEVCTSVFDAKAGIALNDNFVKLVSWYDNETGYSNKVLDLIAHISK; encoded by the coding sequence ATGACTATCAAAGTAGGTATCAACGGTTTTGGCCGTATCGGTCGCATTGTTTTCCGTGCTGCTCAGGAACGTTCTGACATCGAAATCGTTGGTATCAACGATCTGTTGGACGCTGACTACATGGCGTACATGCTGAAATATGACTCCACTCACGGCCGTTTCAACGGTACCGTAGAAGTGAAAGACGGCAACCTGGTTGTTAACGGTAAAACCATCCGTGTTACTGCTGAGAAAGATCCGGCTAACCTGAAATGGAACGAAATCGGCGTTGACGTTGTTGCTGAAGCTACCGGTATCTTCCTTACCGATGAAACTGCTCGTAAGCACATCACTGCTGGCGCGAAAAAAGTGGTTCTGACTGGTCCGTCCAAAGACAACACTCCGATGTTTGTTCGCGGCGCGAACTTCGACAAATATGCTGGCCAGGACATCGTTTCCAACGCATCCTGCACCACCAACTGCCTGGCTCCGCTGGCTAAAGTTATCAACGACAACTTCGGCATCATCGAAGGTCTGATGACCACTGTTCACGCAACCACCGCAACTCAGAAAACCGTTGATGGCCCGTCTCACAAAGACTGGCGCGGCGGCCGCGGCGCATCCCAGAACATCATCCCGTCCTCTACCGGTGCTGCTAAAGCTGTAGGTAAAGTACTGCCGGAACTGAACGGCAAACTGACTGGTATGGCGTTCCGCGTTCCGACTCCGAACGTATCTGTTGTTGACCTGACAGTTCGTCTGGAAAAAGCAGCGTCTTACGAAGAAATCAAGAAAGCCATCAAAGCCGCTTCTGAAGGCCCGATGAAAGGCGTTCTGGGTTACACCGAAGACGACGTTGTATCTACCGATTTCAACGGTGAAGTTTGCACTTCCGTGTTCGATGCTAAAGCTGGTATCGCACTGAACGACAACTTCGTGAAACTGGTTTCCTGGTACGACAACGAAACTGGCTACTCTAACAAAGTTCTGGACCTGATCGCTCACATCTCCAAATAA
- the msrB gene encoding peptide-methionine (R)-S-oxide reductase MsrB, with amino-acid sequence MANNSSEDDLKKELTEMQFYVTQNHGTEPPFTGRLLHNKRDGVYHCLVCDAALFNSQTKYDSGCGWPSFFEPVSEDAIRYINDYSHGMQRIEIRCGKCDAHLGHVFPDGPQPTGERYCVNSASLSFMDDEDGSQTRG; translated from the coding sequence ATGGCGAATAATTCCTCCGAAGACGACCTGAAAAAAGAACTGACTGAAATGCAGTTTTATGTGACGCAAAATCACGGCACAGAACCCCCTTTTACGGGCCGTCTGCTGCATAACAAACGCGATGGCGTTTACCATTGCCTGGTGTGCGATGCTGCGCTGTTCAATTCCCAAACCAAGTACGATTCTGGCTGCGGCTGGCCGAGTTTTTTTGAACCGGTAAGTGAAGACGCGATCCGCTACATCAATGACTACTCCCACGGTATGCAGCGCATAGAAATTCGCTGCGGGAAATGTGACGCGCATCTGGGCCATGTCTTCCCGGACGGCCCGCAGCCGACCGGAGAGCGTTATTGCGTGAACTCCGCCTCGCTGAGTTTCATGGATGATGAAGACGGTAGCCAGACTCGTGGTTGA
- a CDS encoding D-hexose-6-phosphate mutarotase — protein sequence MITKIFALPVLEKITPTLTRRKMDELDVLVVEHPQVKAAFTLQGAHLLSWKPQSEQEVLWLSGNTPFKDGIAIRGGIPVCWPWFGPAKQQGLPAHGFARNLPWTLKAHNEDASGVVLTFELQSSDASRKFWPHDFTLYARYKLGATCEIELEAHGEFETTSALHTYFNVGDIAAVKVSGLGDRFIDKVNDAKEDVLADGVQTFPDRTDRVYLNAEGCSLIHDAALNRTIEVTHSHNANVVAWNPGPALSVSMADMPDDGYKTFVCVESVNATVAQKATAEKPSRLAQSIRVVKR from the coding sequence ATGATTACAAAAATTTTTGCACTTCCGGTACTCGAAAAAATTACCCCAACGCTTACCCGCCGTAAAATGGACGAACTGGATGTGTTAGTCGTTGAACATCCGCAGGTTAAAGCCGCCTTTACCTTACAGGGCGCACATCTGCTCTCCTGGAAACCGCAGAGCGAACAGGAAGTCCTGTGGCTGAGCGGCAACACCCCGTTTAAAGATGGCATCGCAATCCGTGGCGGTATTCCGGTGTGCTGGCCGTGGTTTGGCCCGGCAAAACAGCAAGGCCTGCCTGCGCACGGTTTTGCGCGCAATCTGCCGTGGACGCTGAAAGCGCACAACGAAGATGCAAGCGGCGTGGTACTGACTTTTGAACTGCAAAGCAGCGATGCCTCGCGCAAATTCTGGCCGCACGACTTTACTCTGTATGCACGTTATAAACTGGGCGCAACCTGTGAAATTGAACTGGAAGCCCACGGTGAGTTTGAAACCACCTCCGCCCTGCACACCTATTTCAACGTTGGTGATATCGCCGCGGTGAAAGTGAGCGGCCTGGGCGATCGCTTTATCGACAAAGTGAATGACGCAAAAGAAGATGTGCTGGCCGATGGCGTACAAACCTTCCCGGATCGTACCGATCGCGTCTATCTGAATGCTGAAGGTTGCAGTCTGATTCATGATGCCGCGCTGAACCGCACGATTGAAGTGACTCACAGCCATAACGCCAACGTGGTGGCCTGGAACCCGGGTCCGGCGCTCTCCGTCAGCATGGCCGACATGCCGGACGATGGTTATAAAACCTTTGTCTGCGTGGAATCAGTCAATGCGACCGTCGCGCAAAAAGCGACCGCCGAAAAACCGTCCCGCCTGGCACAGAGCATCCGCGTGGTTAAACGCTGA